GTTATGCTTAACTTTCCTAAAGACCAAGTCACACCTTGTCTTCCAAATTTCCCAGTAAGTAATTGCCAGTATGTCAGCCCATTGTATTTCTCCCTTCCTATCCACCTGTTCTCTGTTAAACCAATCCTATAACCAACTATAAAACACAATTTGGTTATTAGTATAGACAGAAGTACTGATTCCCATACACCCTACAACAGCAATAATGAAATCGCAGTTCATGAATATATGAGTTAAGGTCTCTTCCTCCTTCCCACATAGCGGACATGTCTAATTGATGTAAGGCAACACTCTTTCCACTCTCTCATTTAGGGGCAGGATAGAATGGATACATTTCCATATAAAGGTTATAACTCTCGGAATCGTATTCATTCTCCATATCTTGCTCCAAAATTGCTTCAACTGATTGTTTTCTGGTTGCCCCCTAAGCATAATTTTTTTGTACATCGACTTGATTGTAaattttccacttttcttcaactTCCATCTGAGCTCATCCTTTTTTCCTTTATGAATTTTGGTTCGTATAATTTGTTGACAGATATGGACCTCAAAGTACATTTCCAATTTGTTCTCATCCCACTCCCATCCCTCTTCCGATTTTTCCATTATTTCCTCCACATATGTGATCTTGTGACTATGGTTGATTGGTTCTACAAGCTGATGTTGTTTCCCATTGAACCATATTTCCTCTCATACTCTTATTGTTTTACCATCTCCCACTCTCCATTCCATATTCTCTCTTATTTTCCCCAATTCACGCATCAGGTTTTTCCAGATCCATGAGTCCTTATCTCCACATTTGTAGTTGATGTTCAGGAGGCTAGACTCTGGGAAGTATTTGCTCTTGTAGATAGAACCCCATAATCCATTGGGTTCTTTCAACAGTCTCCAACTAACCTTGGCTAACATTGCCGAGTTGAACTCTCTTAGATTTAAGAAGCCCATTCCACCCATACTTTTCGGAGTACAGACCccaatccaagcttttagaaacaCCCCTTTCTTACCGTTTTCATTCTTTCCCCAGAAAAATCACGTTGCATTTTATCAATGCATTCAGTTACAACAACTGGGATCCTAATACAGTTCATCTGGTACATTGGCACAGTGGACGAAGATGCATGTATCATAACACCTTTGCCTGCGCAAGACAAGGTAATTCCTTTCCAATTCTGCAAGTTGCCCTCAACTCTGTCCAAAATAAACTTGCAAGACTTGACTTTGGATGTGTGGGTAAACAGTGGGGAACCTAGGTATTTGTcattaagagagatttttttcaCACCTAGTGTGCTTAGGACTTCATTCATTGTGTTCTGATGGGTGTTTTGACTGAAAAAATCCCCGACTTTTCCATGTTTATTAGTTGACTTGAAGCTAGGCTAAACTCGTTGAGGATACTCAAGATATTTTCACTTTCGGATTTACTAGCCTTACTGAAAATCAAGAGATCTTCTGAAAAAAGCAGATGAGATATGGATGGGGCAGTGGGACCAAACTTGATTCCATGAATCAAGTTTCTTTCCTCGGCATTGGAGATCGCTCTAGACAGCATTTCCATGCGTATGATAAAAAGGTAGGGAGATAGTGGATCTCCCTGTCTCAGCCCTTTAGAAGGGCTAAATTGCTCACAAGGTACCCAGTTTAGGAGCACCGAAGCAGACACCGTACTGATGCATTGGTTCACTAGATTACACCACTGGCTGCTAAAACCTAGTTTCTCCAAGATTTATCCTAGGAATTCCTACTCCactctgtcgaaagctttcgacatgtctATCTTTATCCCCATAAGGAACTCCTTTCCTCTTTGTGCTCTCATTGTGTGAATCATTTCATGTGCTATGAACACATTGTCTGAAATCTGCCTCCCTTTAATGAAGGCAGCCTGGTAGGGAGAGATGATGCTAGGAAGGAACTTTTTTAATCTGTTAGCTAAGATTTTTGACATGATTTTATAGATTATGTTGCTTAGACTAATGGGTCTATAGTCACTTGCCGCTTGGGGGTACTCAATTTTTGGAATGCGAGTGATAAACGTAGCATTTAATTTCTTTAGGATGAACTCTGATGTAAAGAAGCTCTCAATCATGTTAAACACCTCTTTGTGCACCACCTCCCTATTCATCTGGAAAAACTAGGTGTGAAGCCGTCTGGACCCGTTGTTGTGTCTGGTTCCATAGAGAAGACAACCTTCCTTATTTCCTCCATAGAAGGTGTCTCAGTCAGAATCTCATTATCAGCTTCAGTAATAATTGGTTGGATGTCATCCAAATAACTACTTTCAGAATCTGGATTAGAAGTGGTAGCCACTTTTTTGAAATGTCCAGTGATGGTTTCAGCAACTTTTTCAGTTCCTTCCACCCAGTTTCCTAAGCTATCTTTTATTGCTTCTATTCTATTCCTCCTAAACCTATTTACAACTTTCCTATGGAAATAtcatgtgtttctatctcctaATTTGAGATCTTGTTCCCCACTTTTATCTTTCCAAAAGCTTTCCACTACCTTATACCAATGATCTACCTCTCTTTCACACTCTCTAATCACCTCACTCCTATTTCTAAGGTTATTGTTGGAGCTAGCTTGTTTTAATTTATTCTTAGCTCTCTTCAGGTTCTAGTTGATGTTAATAAAGGAATTTTTATTCCACCTATAGATCTCCTGCTTAGTAACCTTGAGTTTCTAAGCTAGTTTATGAGCTTTGCTGCCATTGACCTTCCTCTTCCATGTCTCCTTGATCACTGCTATGCATTCTGGTTCCTTGAGCCAAGTGCCCATTACTCTGAAAGACTTGTTCCCCCCTCTAAGAACATTTTGAGAGTTGAGCATGATCAGAATGTGGTCAGACCCCATCCCCAGCATGTGTGTTTGCAATATTGTTTTTCCCACTCCAACTCCCATTTGCCATAGCCCTGTCTAGCCTAGCTTTAGTTAGAGCCACGTCCTTCCTTTTATTACTCCATGTGAAGGGGTATCTCACAAACCCCAAATCATTTAAATCTGCCATCTCCAAACAATATTTGATTTTGTCTGCCTCTGACTTGTTAAAACTTCCAATGCCTTTCTTGTCTTGTTCTATCAATGTAAGATTCAGATCCCCTATCAGAATCCATTGTTGACTCCTTGTCCTAGCCATTATAGCCATGTCACTCCAGAACTTGTACTTCTCATTCCAATCTGAAGGCCCATACACACAGTATAACATACTCTCCTCCCCAGTTACCATATTCCTTATGTGACAATTGATTAGTTTTTTGTTGTAAACTCCAACCCTTAGATTTGTACCTATTTTCCATGCCACCATAAGACCACCTGATGCACCGATAGGTTCTACCATGAAGCAGTTTTTGTATCCTAGCCTTGTGATAATTGGGTTTACAACTGACCTGATGTtctttgtctcacatagaaataATATGTCTGGATTTGTTTCCTTGATCATGTCATTTAGGTACTGTTGGGTGAGTGGGTTTCCTATTCCCTGGCGGTTCCATGATATCATTCTAACATTTCCAGCATAGTGCATGTAATGGTTGTTGAAAATATGGAATTTAAATGCCTCAATTAAAACATGCTTCATACTGTTTTTTAGATGTGCATTCTGGTTTCTAGAGGTGTAACATGGATAATGTAGCCTATTGTCATGTGAAAACTTGTTGAAATTGTTGAAATGAGTATGTACCTGGTGTCCAAGACTGGATAGCGTATCCGAGTTTGTCTGCATGATTCCATGTATGTCCCTAGATGCCTCCTCTGGAGCCAGTTCATTGTACTGGTCCGAGTGCTGGCCGGTGACTTTAGATCTGTTTTCTGTAGAGTCTCTGATAGCTTTGGGATTTGTATCAGTTATTTTACTCTTGCTGTTGTGTTTTCCAGTTTCTCCTTTCCCCATTTGGAATTCAGACCCATCATGGAGCAGCTGCGGCATTCCCACAGTTTTGATATTCATCATTCTTTTGTGCCCTTCATTCATGTCTTCCGTATCATCTACATTGTGCTTCCTCTTTGCTAGAGGTGGTATTGGGTTGTTGTCATTTACAGCTCTTGCTCTCTGTTTCATTGGAATGGCTTTTTTCTGGTTTGATCTGACGGTTTTGTAGGGGTTTTTGTTGGTATCATTCATGCTCTCATTGCAGATTGGTGTTGCGTTTTTCATGATGAGTGGTTCATTTGATATGGGATCTGCTGGTTTTGGATTTAGgcttttttgtatttttgttgtgCAATCCGTGTTGTGAACAGGTTGCTTAATTTCATTTATTACTAGCCCTGTGATGCTCTTTTGCATACTCCAATTTGCCTCCATCTTCATATCTTCCTTAGAACTCTCAACATAGGTTTCCTTCCCTTTTATGTTTGCTCCCAGAATTGTAGTACCTTGTTTTACTATTGCCAAATTCTTCACTGCATTCTCCTTTTGTTTCACCCACCCATCTGATATCTTTGTGTCCTTGTGTTGTGAGCTTTTTTCCTTGTTATTTTCTTTTTCCACTATCATGGCTTCTCCTTCCTCTTGCAGAGAAGAGTTATGTTTTTCCTTCTCTACACTCACTCCATCCCCAGTACCTTCCTTCCCCAAAGAGCTAGTTCCCTCCCCCACAACCAATTGCTTCTGCAATTCCGGGTTAATCCATTGCCTACTTCCCTTACAATGTGATTCCGGATGATCCATAATGTTGCAATTTGTGCATAAATTTCAAGGCAGGCAATCATATTCAAAGTTGATTATCGTCTTTTCCCCTTCCTCATCAGCAGCAACCATCCTAAACTTCACTTTATTCTTTACCTCAATCTTCACCTGGATCATAACATCTTTCTCCAGTAAGTTGTTGCCCATCAGAATGACGTGTTTTTTGTATTCCCCTGCACTGTTGACTACTTTTTTCAGTGCTTCCATAGATGTGTAAGCAATGGGTACATCTATGGCTTTCAACCAAAATAGTTCATGTTCCAAAATGATCCATCAGATGGAATTCCAGTGATTGGTATTTCCGCTATAGCAACTAGATCACCTTTAAAGAGCCATGGTTTGAATTCTTTGATCTTATGGAAATCAGACTCATTTTTGCATTTGAGGATGAACACATTCCTGTACTTCTTATGCTTGTATGGTCATATCATCATGGTTCTTGTTAGATTCCAATTTGCTCTCACAAAATTGATGTACTCCCATTGTAACACTATTCTATCGACACAGATTCTACTCATCATCGTCAGCTTCCAGTCTATTTCATCCTTTTCTAGGATTTCTTTGTTTATAATCACTACCTCAGACTCATCATCATCAGGTAAATTCAATTGTTCCTCCATTTGATTTGATAAACTAGCCAACTCCTCCCCCAATTTACTCATTATATCAATCACCCACTCctttttcttccaaaaaaaacTGAGCTTGGAAATGTTAACTGATAAATTTTGGATTTGAAAATTTGGGTAGTACCAGGGTTTTAAGAATAACTTCTCTTTTTTCCTTTGAGAGAAAACTGTGAATTTGGGCAGCTGTGTTACTATTGGGTAAGAAATTAACG
This genomic stretch from Papaver somniferum cultivar HN1 chromosome 5, ASM357369v1, whole genome shotgun sequence harbors:
- the LOC113284429 gene encoding uncharacterized protein LOC113284429 isoform X2 — encoded protein: MDHPESHCKGSRQWINPELQKQLVVGEGTSSLGKEGTGDGVSVEKEKHNSSLQEEGEAMIVEKENNKEKSSQHKDTKISDGWVKQKENAVKNLAIVKQGTTILGANIKGKETYVESSKEDMKMEANWSMQKSITGLVINEIKQPVHNTDCTTKIQKSLNPKPADPISNEPLIMKNATPICNESMNDTNKNPYKTVRSNQKKAIPMKQRARAVNDNNPIPPLAKRKHNVDDTEDMNEGHKRMMNIKTVGMPQLLHDGSEFQMGKGETGKHNSKSKITDTNPKAIRDSTENRSKVTGQHSDQYNELAPEEASRDIHGIMQTNSDTLSSLGHQVPDGDGAS
- the LOC113284429 gene encoding uncharacterized protein LOC113284429 isoform X1 yields the protein MDHPESHCKGSRQWINPELQKQLVVGEGTSSLGKEGTGDGVSVEKEKHNSSLQEEGEAMIVEKENNKEKSSQHKDTKISDGWVKQKENAVKNLAIVKQGTTILGANIKGKETYVESSKEDMKMEANWSMQKSITGLVINEIKQPVHNTDCTTKIQKSLNPKPADPISNEPLIMKNATPICNESMNDTNKNPYKTVRSNQKKAIPMKQRARAVNDNNPIPPLAKRKHNVDDTEDMNEGHKRMMNIKTVGMPQLLHDGSEFQMGKGETGKHNSKSKITDTNPKAIRDSTENRSKVTGQHSDQYNELAPEEASRDIHGIMQTNSDTLSSLGHQINEAWGARVI